The following coding sequences lie in one Candidatus Poribacteria bacterium genomic window:
- a CDS encoding D-2-hydroxyacid dehydrogenase: MAKIKVLIASGISQEVADMLQDAPPEMEINFLPEGESLSDHLSDVEILYGTVPEAALPSAKSLQWVMQPFVGVEGSMYPAFKESPITLVNSRRLYGPQLAEHAFALLLALTRGINTQLDLMREKEWKWLPCVEVSGMTMGVLGLGGIGRAVAQRAKAFDFNVIAVDPEPMEKPETVDELGQLDWLPEFLSRCDVLTVCCPITPETHKLLSHPEFDALPEGCYFINVSRGKVVDEEALIAALESGRVAGAGLDVTYTEPCPPDNPLWTLPNVILTSHTAGASQNIAKRAMEMFIENMHKYVNGEPLTNVVDKEKGY; the protein is encoded by the coding sequence ATGGCTAAAATCAAGGTGCTGATTGCGAGTGGGATCAGCCAAGAAGTTGCGGATATGCTGCAAGATGCCCCACCGGAGATGGAAATAAATTTTTTGCCGGAAGGTGAATCTCTCAGCGATCACCTTTCAGATGTCGAAATTCTTTACGGAACGGTGCCAGAGGCGGCACTTCCTTCTGCGAAATCCCTTCAGTGGGTGATGCAACCTTTCGTAGGTGTGGAAGGCTCAATGTATCCTGCCTTTAAGGAAAGTCCTATCACTTTGGTGAACAGTAGAAGATTGTACGGACCGCAACTTGCTGAACACGCGTTCGCGCTGCTGCTTGCACTGACACGAGGCATCAACACGCAACTCGATTTGATGCGAGAGAAGGAATGGAAGTGGCTGCCGTGCGTCGAAGTATCAGGAATGACGATGGGGGTGCTCGGACTCGGCGGTATCGGTAGGGCAGTCGCCCAACGCGCTAAAGCGTTTGATTTCAACGTGATTGCCGTTGATCCAGAACCGATGGAAAAGCCGGAGACCGTAGATGAATTGGGACAGTTGGACTGGCTGCCGGAGTTTTTGTCCCGCTGCGATGTCTTAACGGTCTGCTGCCCAATCACACCAGAGACTCACAAGTTGTTATCCCATCCAGAATTCGATGCCTTGCCAGAGGGATGTTACTTCATCAATGTCAGTCGCGGTAAGGTGGTTGACGAAGAGGCATTGATTGCCGCGCTGGAAAGCGGAAGAGTAGCGGGTGCGGGATTGGATGTTACTTACACGGAGCCGTGTCCACCCGATAATCCGCTATGGACGCTCCCGAATGTGATCTTAACGTCCCATACTGCGGGTGCCTCACAGAATATCGCGAAACGCGCCATGGAGATGTTTATTGAGAATATGCACAAATATGTGAACGGTGAACCTTTGACCAACGTCGTAGACAAGGAAAAAGGGTATTAA